One window from the genome of Candidatus Didemnitutus sp. encodes:
- a CDS encoding NUDIX hydrolase, with protein MTLDDTVALLRRHEARVEAGHEAAMLAEYFPFIAAHPDCLRRSCLAGHLTASAWVVDAARSRVLLTHHRKLNLWVQLGGHADGEADLLTAALREVSEESGLTRVRAVSAEIFDVDRHRIPARKTEPEHWHFDVRFLIEADASEPVVVSDESHDVAWVSLAEAVRLNPEESIARMVRKTR; from the coding sequence ATGACGCTCGACGACACCGTGGCGCTGTTGCGCCGACATGAGGCGCGCGTCGAGGCCGGACATGAGGCGGCGATGCTGGCGGAGTATTTTCCGTTTATCGCGGCGCATCCGGATTGCTTGCGGCGCTCGTGCCTCGCGGGGCATCTCACGGCGTCGGCGTGGGTCGTGGATGCGGCGCGCTCGCGCGTATTGCTGACACATCACCGGAAACTCAATCTGTGGGTGCAGCTCGGCGGGCACGCGGACGGTGAGGCGGACTTGCTCACGGCGGCGCTCCGCGAAGTGAGCGAGGAGTCGGGTCTCACGCGAGTGCGCGCAGTGTCGGCGGAGATCTTCGACGTGGACCGCCACCGCATCCCGGCGCGCAAGACGGAGCCGGAGCACTGGCACTTTGACGTGCGCTTCCTGATCGAGGCGGATGCGAGTGAGCCGGTGGTGGTCAGCGACGAGTCGCACGACGTCGCCTGGGTATCGTTGGCCGAGGCCGTGCGGCTCAATCCCGAGGAGTCGATCGCGCGAATGGTGCGGAAGACGCGGTAA